The following proteins are co-located in the Macadamia integrifolia chloroplast, complete genome genome:
- the psbZ gene encoding PsbZ, giving the protein MTIAFQLAIFALIATSLILLISVPVVFASPEGWSSNKNVVFSGTSLWIGLVFLVGILNSLIS; this is encoded by the coding sequence ATGACTATTGCTTTTCAATTGGCTATTTTTGCATTAATTGCTACTTCATTAATCTTACTGATTAGTGTACCCGTTGTATTTGCTTCTCCTGAAGGTTGGTCAAGTAACAAAAATGTTGTATTTTCCGGTACGTCATTATGGATTGGATTAGTCTTTCTGGTTGGTATCCTTAATTCTCTCATCTCTTGA
- the rps14 gene encoding ribosomal protein S14, protein MARKSLIQREKKRQKLEQKYRLIRRSSKKEISKVASLSDKWEIHGKLQSPPRNSAPTRLHRRCFSTGRPRANYRDFGLSGHILREMVHACLLPGATRSSW, encoded by the coding sequence ATGGCACGGAAAAGTTTGATTCAGAGGGAGAAGAAGAGGCAGAAATTGGAACAGAAATATCGTTTGATTCGTCGATCCTCAAAAAAAGAAATAAGCAAGGTTGCGTCGTTGAGTGACAAATGGGAAATTCATGGAAAATTACAATCCCCACCACGTAATAGTGCACCTACACGTCTTCATCGACGTTGTTTTTCGACCGGAAGACCGAGAGCTAACTATCGAGACTTTGGGTTATCAGGACACATACTTCGTGAAATGGTTCATGCATGTTTGTTGCCGGGGGCAACAAGATCAAGTTGGTAA
- the psaB gene encoding photosystem I P700 apoprotein A2, which translates to MALRFPRFSQGLAQDPTTRRIWFGIATAHDFESHDDITEERLYQNIFASHFGQLAIIFLWTSGNLFHVAWQGNFESWVQDPLHVRPIAHAIWDPHFGQPAVEAFTRGGALGPVNIAYSGVYQWWYTIGLRTNEDLYTGALFLLFLSAISLVGGWLHLQPKWKPSVSWFKNAESRLNHHLSGLFGVSSLAWTGHLVHVAIPGSRGEYVRWNNFLDVLPHPQGLGPLFTGQWNLYTQNPDSGSHLFGTSQGAGTAILTLLGGFHPQTQSLWLTDIAHHHLAIALIFLVAGHMYRTNFGIGHSMKDLLEAHIPPGGRLGRGHRGLYDTINNSIHFQLGLALASLGVITSLVAQHMYSLPAYAFIAQDFTTQAALYTHHQYIAGFIMTGAFAHGAIFFIRDYNPAQNENNVLARMLDHKEAIKSHLSWASLFLGFHTLGLYVHNDVMLAFGTPEKQILIEPIFAQWIQSAHGKSSYGFDVLLSSTNGPAFNAGRSIWLPGWLNAINENSNSLFLTIGPGDFLVHHAIALGLHTTTLILVKGALDARGSKLMPDKKDFGYSFPCDGPGRGGTCDISAWDAFYLAVFWMLNTIGWVTFYWHWKHITLWQGNVSQFNESSTYLMGWLRDYLWLNSSQLINGYNPFGMNSLSVWAWMFLFGHLVWATGFMFLISWRGYWQELIETLAWAHERTPLANLIRWRDKPVALSIVQARLIGLAHFSVGYIFTYAAFLIASTSGKFG; encoded by the coding sequence ATGGCATTAAGATTTCCAAGGTTTAGCCAGGGCTTAGCTCAGGACCCCACTACTCGTCGTATTTGGTTTGGTATTGCTACCGCACATGACTTCGAAAGTCATGATGATATTACTGAGGAACGTCTTTATCAGAATATTTTTGCTTCTCACTTCGGACAGTTAGCAATAATTTTTCTATGGACTTCTGGAAATCTTTTTCATGTAGCTTGGCAAGGAAATTTTGAGTCATGGGTACAGGACCCTTTACATGTAAGACCTATTGCTCATGCAATTTGGGATCCTCATTTTGGTCAACCGGCCGTGGAAGCCTTTACTCGAGGGGGCGCTCTCGGCCCAGTGAATATCGCTTATTCTGGTGTTTATCAGTGGTGGTATACAATCGGCTTACGCACTAATGAAGATCTTTATACTGGGGCTCTTTTTTTATTATTTCTTTCTGCCATATCCTTAGTAGGGGGTTGGTTACACCTACAACCGAAATGGAAACCAAGCGTTTCGTGGTTTAAAAATGCCGAATCTCGTCTCAATCATCATTTGTCAGGACTCTTCGGAGTAAGTTCCTTGGCTTGGACCGGGCATTTAGTTCATGTCGCTATTCCCGGCTCCAGGGGAGAGTACGTTCGATGGAATAATTTCTTAGATGTATTACCGCACCCCCAAGGGTTAGGCCCGCTTTTTACAGGTCAGTGGAATCTTTATACCCAAAACCCCGATTCCGGTAGTCATTTATTTGGTACCTCCCAAGGAGCGGGGACTGCCATTCTAACTCTTCTCGGGGGATTTCATCCACAAACGCAAAGTTTATGGCTGACCGATATTGCACATCATCATTTAGCTATTGCGTTGATTTTTCTCGTTGCTGGTCATATGTATAGAACTAACTTCGGGATTGGGCACAGTATGAAAGATCTTTTAGAAGCACATATTCCTCCGGGGGGGCGGTTGGGACGTGGACATAGGGGTCTTTATGACACAATCAATAATTCGATTCATTTTCAATTAGGCCTTGCTCTAGCCTCTTTAGGGGTTATTACTTCCTTGGTAGCTCAACACATGTACTCTTTACCTGCTTATGCATTCATAGCACAAGACTTTACTACTCAAGCTGCGTTATATACTCATCATCAATACATCGCAGGATTTATCATGACAGGAGCCTTTGCTCATGGAGCGATATTCTTTATTAGAGATTACAATCCGGCGCAGAATGAGAATAATGTATTGGCAAGAATGTTAGACCATAAAGAAGCTATCAAATCCCATTTAAGTTGGGCCAGCCTCTTTCTCGGGTTCCATACTTTGGGACTTTATGTTCATAACGACGTCATGCTCGCTTTTGGTACTCCGGAGAAACAAATCTTGATCGAACCCATATTTGCCCAATGGATACAATCTGCTCATGGTAAGAGTTCATATGGCTTCGATGTACTTTTATCTTCAACCAACGGCCCAGCATTCAATGCGGGTCGAAGCATATGGTTGCCGGGCTGGTTAAATGCTATTAATGAGAATAGTAATTCATTATTCTTAACAATAGGTCCTGGAGACTTTTTGGTTCATCATGCGATTGCTCTAGGTTTACATACAACTACATTGATCTTAGTAAAAGGTGCTTTAGATGCACGTGGTTCCAAGTTAATGCCAGATAAAAAGGATTTTGGTTATAGTTTTCCTTGCGACGGTCCGGGACGAGGCGGTACTTGTGATATTTCGGCTTGGGACGCATTTTATTTAGCGGTTTTCTGGATGTTAAATACCATTGGATGGGTCACTTTTTATTGGCATTGGAAGCACATCACATTATGGCAGGGTAACGTTTCACAGTTTAATGAATCCTCCACTTATTTGATGGGATGGTTAAGAGATTATCTATGGTTAAACTCTTCACAACTTATCAATGGATATAACCCTTTTGGTATGAATAGTTTATCGGTCTGGGCGTGGATGTTTCTATTTGGACATCTTGTTTGGGCTACTGGATTTATGTTCTTAATTTCCTGGCGTGGATATTGGCAGGAATTGATTGAAACTTTAGCATGGGCTCATGAACGCACACCCTTGGCTAATTTGATTCGATGGAGAGATAAACCAGTGGCTCTTTCCATTGTGCAAGCAAGATTGATTGGGTTAGCTCATTTTTCTGTAGGGTATATATTTACTTATGCAGCTTTCTTGATTGCCTCTACATCAGGCAAATTTGGTTAA
- the psaA gene encoding photosystem I P700 apoprotein A1, whose translation MIIRSPEPEVKILVDRDPVKTSFEEWARPGHFSRTIAKGPETTTWIWNLHADAHDFDSHTSDLEEISRKVFSAHFGQLSIIFLWLSGMYFHGARFSNYEAWLSDPTHIGPSAQVVWPIVGQEILNGDVGGGFRGIQITSGFFQIWRASGITSELQLYCTAIGALVFAALMLFAGWFHYHKAAPKLAWFQDVESMLNHHLAGLLGLGSLSWAGHQVHVSLPINQFLDAGVDPKEIPLPHEFILNRDLLAQLYPSFAEGATPFFTLNWSKYAEFITFRGGLDPVTGGLWLTDIAHHHLAIAILFLIAGHMYRTNWGIGHGLKEILEAHKGPFTGQGHKGLYEILTTSWHAQLSLNLAMLGSLTIVVAHHMYSMPPYPYLATDYGTQLSLFTHHMWIGGFLIVGAAAHAAIFMVRDYDPTTRYNDLLDRVLRHRDAIISHLNWACIFLGFHSFGLYIHNDTMSALGRPQDMFSDTAIQLQPVFAQWIQNTHALAPGATAPGATTSTSLTWGGGDLVAVGGKVALLPIPLGTADFLVHHIHAFTIHVTVLILLKGVLFARSSRLIPDKANLGFRFPCDGPGRGGTCQVSAWDHVFLGLFWMYNAISVVIFHFSWKMQSDVWGSISDQGVVTHITGGNFAQSSITINGWLRDFLWAQASQVIQSYGSSLSAYGLFFLGAHFVWAFSLMFLFSGRGYWQELIESIVWAHNKLKVAPATQPRALSIVQGRAVGVTHYLLGGIATTWAFFLARIIAVG comes from the coding sequence ATGATTATTCGTTCGCCGGAACCAGAAGTTAAAATTTTGGTGGATAGGGATCCCGTAAAAACTTCTTTCGAGGAATGGGCTAGACCGGGTCATTTCTCAAGAACAATAGCGAAGGGCCCTGAGACTACCACTTGGATCTGGAATCTACATGCTGATGCTCACGATTTCGATAGTCATACCAGTGATTTGGAGGAGATCTCCCGAAAAGTATTTAGTGCCCATTTCGGGCAACTCTCCATCATATTTCTTTGGTTGAGCGGCATGTATTTCCATGGTGCTCGTTTTTCCAATTATGAAGCATGGCTAAGCGATCCTACTCACATTGGGCCCAGCGCCCAGGTGGTTTGGCCAATAGTGGGCCAAGAAATATTGAACGGTGACGTGGGTGGAGGTTTCCGAGGAATACAAATAACCTCTGGTTTTTTTCAGATTTGGCGAGCATCTGGAATAACTAGTGAATTACAACTCTATTGTACCGCAATTGGTGCATTGGTCTTTGCAGCGTTAATGCTTTTTGCTGGTTGGTTCCATTATCACAAAGCTGCTCCAAAATTGGCTTGGTTCCAAGATGTAGAATCTATGTTGAATCACCACTTAGCGGGGTTACTAGGACTTGGGTCTCTTTCTTGGGCGGGACACCAAGTACATGTATCTTTACCGATCAACCAATTTCTAGACGCTGGAGTAGATCCTAAAGAAATCCCACTTCCTCATGAATTTATCTTGAATCGGGATCTTTTGGCTCAACTTTATCCCAGTTTTGCTGAGGGAGCAACCCCATTTTTCACCTTAAATTGGTCAAAATATGCGGAATTTATTACTTTTCGTGGAGGATTAGATCCAGTAACAGGGGGTCTATGGCTGACCGATATTGCGCACCATCATTTAGCTATTGCAATTCTTTTCCTGATAGCGGGGCACATGTATAGGACTAACTGGGGCATTGGTCATGGCCTGAAAGAGATTTTAGAGGCTCATAAAGGCCCATTTACAGGCCAAGGTCATAAAGGCCTCTATGAGATCCTAACAACGTCATGGCATGCTCAATTATCTCTTAACCTAGCTATGTTAGGCTCTTTAACTATTGTTGTAGCTCACCATATGTATTCGATGCCTCCTTATCCATATCTAGCTACTGACTATGGTACACAACTTTCGTTGTTCACACATCACATGTGGATCGGTGGATTTCTCATAGTTGGTGCTGCCGCGCATGCAGCCATTTTTATGGTAAGAGACTATGATCCAACTACCCGATACAATGATCTATTAGATCGTGTCCTTAGGCATCGTGATGCAATCATATCACATCTCAACTGGGCATGTATATTTCTAGGCTTTCACAGTTTTGGTTTGTATATTCATAATGATACCATGAGCGCTTTAGGGCGTCCCCAAGATATGTTTTCAGATACCGCTATACAATTACAACCTGTCTTTGCTCAATGGATACAAAACACCCATGCTTTAGCACCTGGTGCAACAGCCCCTGGTGCAACAACAAGCACCAGTTTGACTTGGGGGGGCGGTGATTTAGTAGCGGTAGGCGGCAAAGTCGCTTTGTTACCTATTCCATTAGGAACTGCAGATTTTTTGGTACATCATATTCATGCATTTACGATTCATGTGACCGTATTAATACTACTGAAAGGTGTTCTATTTGCTCGTAGCTCCCGTTTGATACCCGATAAAGCAAATCTTGGTTTTCGTTTCCCTTGTGACGGACCTGGAAGAGGGGGGACATGTCAAGTATCCGCCTGGGATCATGTCTTCTTAGGTCTATTCTGGATGTACAATGCAATTTCGGTAGTAATATTCCATTTCAGTTGGAAAATGCAGTCGGATGTTTGGGGTAGCATAAGTGATCAAGGGGTGGTAACTCATATCACGGGAGGAAACTTTGCGCAAAGTTCCATTACTATTAATGGGTGGCTCCGTGATTTTTTATGGGCACAGGCATCCCAGGTAATTCAGTCTTATGGTTCTTCATTATCTGCATATGGCCTTTTTTTCCTAGGTGCTCATTTTGTATGGGCTTTCAGTTTAATGTTTCTATTCAGCGGCCGTGGTTATTGGCAAGAACTTATTGAATCCATCGTTTGGGCTCATAACAAATTAAAAGTAGCTCCTGCTACTCAGCCTAGAGCCTTGAGCATTGTACAAGGACGTGCTGTAGGAGTCACTCATTACCTTCTGGGTGGAATTGCCACAACATGGGCGTTCTTCTTAGCAAGAATTATTGCAGTAGGATAA
- the ycf3 gene encoding putative chloroplast RF34, with translation MPRSGINGNFIDKTSSIVANILLRIIPTTSGEKEAFTYYRDGMSAQSEGNYAEALQNYYEATRLEIDPYDRSYILYNIGLIHTNNGEHTKALEYYFRALERNPFLPQAFNNMAVICHYRGEQAIRQEDSEIAEAWSDQAAQYWKQAIALTPGNYIEAHNWLKITRRFE, from the exons ATGCCTAGATCAGGGATAAATGGAAATTTTATTGATAAGACCTCTTCAATTGTAGCCAATATTTTATTACGAATAATTCCGACAACTTCAGGAGAAAAAGAGGCATTTACCTATTACAGAGATGGT ATGTCAGCTCAATCCGAAGGAAATTATGCGGAAGCTTTACAGAATTATTATGAAGCTACGCGACTAGAAATTGATCCCTATGATCGAAGTTATATACTCTATAACATAGGCCTTATCCACACAAACAACGGAGAACATACGAAAGCTTTAGAATATTATTTTCGGGCACTAGAACGAAACCCATTCTTACCACAAGCTTTTAATAATATGGCCGTGATCTGTCATTAC CGGGGAGAACAGGCCATTCGACAGGAAGACTCTGAAATTGCGGAGGCTTGGTCCGATCAAGCTGCTCAGTATTGGAAACAAGCTATAGCGCTTACTCCAGGTAATTATATTGAAGCGCATAATTGGTTGAAGATCACGAGGCGGTTCGAATAA
- the rps4 gene encoding ribosomal protein S4 produces the protein MSRYRGPRFKKIRRLGALPGLTSKRPKAGSDLRNQSRSGKRSQYRIRLEEKQKLRFHYGLTERQLLKYVRIAGKAKGSTGQVLLQLLEMRLDNILFRLGMASTIPGARQLVNHRHILVNGRIVDIPSYRCKPRDIITTRDEQKSRALIQNYLDSSPHEEFPKHLTFHSFQYKGLVNQIIDSKWVGLKINELLVVEYYSRQT, from the coding sequence ATGTCTCGTTACCGAGGACCTCGTTTCAAAAAAATACGCCGTCTGGGTGCTTTACCGGGATTAACTAGTAAAAGGCCTAAAGCCGGAAGTGATCTTAGAAACCAATCTCGTTCCGGGAAAAGATCTCAATATCGTATTCGTCTAGAAGAAAAACAAAAATTGCGTTTTCATTATGGTCTGACAGAGCGACAATTACTTAAATACGTTCGTATCGCTGGAAAAGCAAAAGGGTCAACTGGTCAGGTTTTACTACAATTACTTGAAATGCGCTTGGATAACATCCTTTTTCGATTGGGTATGGCTTCGACCATTCCCGGAGCCCGGCAATTAGTTAATCATAGACATATTTTAGTTAATGGTCGTATAGTAGATATACCAAGTTATCGTTGCAAACCCCGAGATATTATTACGACGAGGGATGAACAAAAATCCAGAGCTCTGATTCAAAATTATCTTGATTCATCCCCCCATGAGGAATTCCCAAAACATTTGACTTTTCACTCATTCCAATATAAAGGATTAGTCAATCAAATAATAGATAGTAAATGGGTAGGTTTGAAAATAAATGAGTTGCTTGTCGTAGAATATTATTCCCGCCAGACTTGA
- the ndhJ gene encoding NADH-plastoquinone oxidoreductase subunit J has product MQGPLSAWLVKHGLVHRSLGFDYQGIETLQIKPEDWHSIAVISYAYGYNYLRSQCAYDVTPGGPLASVYHLTRIQYSVDQPEEVCIKVFASRRNPRIPSVFWIWKSADFQERESYDMLGISYDNHPRLKRILMPESWIGWPLRKDYIAPNFYEIQDAH; this is encoded by the coding sequence ATGCAGGGTCCTTTGTCTGCCTGGCTAGTCAAGCATGGGCTAGTTCATAGATCTTTGGGCTTCGATTACCAAGGAATAGAGACTTTACAAATAAAGCCCGAGGATTGGCACTCCATTGCTGTCATTTCATATGCATATGGTTACAATTATCTACGTTCTCAATGTGCCTATGATGTAACACCGGGCGGGCCATTAGCTAGTGTATATCATCTTACGAGAATACAGTATAGTGTGGATCAACCAGAAGAGGTATGCATAAAAGTATTTGCCTCAAGGAGGAATCCTAGAATTCCGTCTGTTTTCTGGATTTGGAAAAGTGCGGATTTTCAAGAACGAGAATCTTATGATATGTTGGGAATCTCTTATGATAATCATCCACGCCTGAAACGAATCTTGATGCCTGAAAGTTGGATAGGATGGCCCCTACGTAAGGATTATATTGCCCCCAATTTCTATGAAATACAAGACGCGCATTGA
- the ndhK gene encoding NADH-plastoquinone oxidoreductase subunit K produces the protein MGDEFRCIGSVCIYRSFNFRAYPNCRFSLCMAKGGIGMVLAPEYSDNKKKKEEKNDIETVMNSFEFPLLDRTTQNSVISTTSNDLSNWSRLSSLWPLLYGTSCCFIEFASLIGSRFDFDRYGLVPRSSPRQADLILTAGTVTMKMAPSLVRLYEQMPEPKYVIAMGACTITGGMFSTDSYSTVRGVDKLIPVDVYLPGCPPKPEAVFDAITKLRKKVSREIYKDRIGPQQKNRYFTTNHKFHLGRSTHTGNYDQGLLYQSPSISEIPSETETFFKYKSSVSSH, from the coding sequence ATGGGCGATGAGTTTCGATGTATTGGGTCTGTCTGTATTTATAGAAGCTTTAATTTTCGTGCTTATCCTAATTGTAGGTTCAGTTTATGCATGGCGAAAGGGGGCATTGGAATGGTCTTAGCTCCTGAATATTCAGACAATAAAAAGAAAAAAGAAGAAAAAAATGACATTGAGACAGTTATGAATTCCTTTGAGTTTCCGTTACTTGACCGGACAACCCAAAATTCAGTTATTTCAACTACATCGAATGATCTTTCAAATTGGTCAAGACTCTCCAGTTTATGGCCGCTTCTCTATGGTACCAGTTGTTGCTTTATTGAATTTGCTTCATTAATAGGCTCACGATTCGACTTTGATCGTTATGGACTGGTACCAAGATCAAGTCCTAGACAAGCGGATCTCATTTTAACAGCCGGCACGGTAACAATGAAAATGGCCCCCTCTTTAGTGAGATTATATGAGCAAATGCCTGAGCCAAAATATGTCATTGCTATGGGAGCCTGTACTATTACGGGAGGGATGTTCAGTACCGATTCTTATAGTACTGTTCGGGGAGTCGATAAGCTAATTCCTGTGGATGTCTATTTGCCGGGCTGCCCACCTAAACCAGAGGCAGTTTTTGATGCTATAACAAAACTTCGTAAGAAGGTATCTCGAGAAATCTATAAAGATAGAATTGGGCCTCAACAGAAGAATCGATATTTTACTACCAATCACAAGTTTCACCTTGGACGCAGTACTCATACAGGAAATTATGATCAAGGGTTACTCTATCAATCGCCATCTATTTCAGAGATCCCTTCTGAAACTGAAACATTTTTCAAATACAAAAGTTCAGTATCTTCCCACTAA
- the ndhC gene encoding NADH-plastoquinone oxidoreductase subunit 3, whose protein sequence is MFLLHEYDIFWAFLIISSLIPILAFLISGILAPISEGPEKLSSYESGIEPMGDAWLQFRIRYYMFALVFVVFDVETVFLYPWAMSFDVLGLSVFIEALIFVLILIVGSVYAWRKGALEWS, encoded by the coding sequence ATGTTTCTGCTTCACGAATATGATATTTTCTGGGCATTTCTAATAATATCAAGTCTTATTCCCATTTTGGCATTTCTAATTTCCGGAATTTTGGCCCCGATTAGCGAAGGCCCAGAGAAACTTTCTAGTTATGAATCGGGTATAGAACCAATGGGCGATGCTTGGTTACAATTCCGAATCCGTTATTATATGTTTGCTCTAGTTTTTGTTGTTTTTGATGTTGAAACGGTTTTTCTTTATCCATGGGCGATGAGTTTCGATGTATTGGGTCTGTCTGTATTTATAGAAGCTTTAATTTTCGTGCTTATCCTAATTGTAGGTTCAGTTTATGCATGGCGAAAGGGGGCATTGGAATGGTCTTAG
- the atpE gene encoding ATP synthase CF1 epsilon subunit has product MTLNLCVLTPNRIVWDSEVKEIILSTNSGQIGVLPNHAPIATAVDIGVLRIRLKDQWLTMALMGGFARIGNNEITILVNDAERGSEIDPQEAQRTLEIAEANLSRAEGKRQTIEANLALRRARTRVEAINAIS; this is encoded by the coding sequence ATGACCTTAAATCTTTGTGTACTGACTCCTAATCGAATTGTGTGGGATTCAGAAGTGAAAGAAATCATTTTATCTACTAATAGTGGTCAAATTGGCGTATTACCAAATCATGCCCCCATTGCCACAGCGGTAGATATAGGTGTTTTGAGAATACGCCTTAAGGATCAATGGTTAACGATGGCTCTGATGGGTGGTTTCGCTAGAATAGGCAATAATGAGATCACCATTTTAGTAAACGATGCAGAAAGGGGTAGTGAGATTGATCCGCAAGAAGCTCAGCGAACTCTTGAAATAGCTGAAGCTAACTTGAGTAGAGCTGAAGGAAAGAGACAAACAATTGAGGCGAATTTAGCTCTCAGACGGGCTAGGACGCGAGTAGAGGCTATCAATGCAATTTCGTAA
- the atpB gene encoding ATP synthase CF1 beta subunit, with protein MRINPTTSGPGVSALEEKNLGRIAQIIGPVLDVAFPPGKMPNIYNALIVKGRDTVGQQINVTCEVQQLLGNNRVRAVAMSATDGLMRGMEVIDTGAPLSVPVGGATLGRIFNVLGEPVDNLGPVDTRTTSPIHRSAPAFIQLDTKLSIFETGIKVVDLLAPYRRGGKIGLFGGAGVGKTVLIMELINNIAKAHGGVSVFGGVGERTREGNDLYMEMKESGVINEQNIAESKVALVYGQMNEPPGARMRVGLTALTMAEYFRDVNEQDVLLFIDNIFRFVQAGSEVSALLGRMPSAVGYQPTLSTEMGSLQERITSTKEGSITSIQAVYVPADDLTDPAPATTFAHLDATTVLSRGLAAKGIYPAVDPLDSTSTMLQPRIVGEEHYETAQRVKQTLQRYKELQDIIAILGLDELSEEDRLTVARARKIERFLSQPFFVAEVFTGSPGKYVGLAETIRGFQLILSGELDGLPEQAFYLVGNIDEATAKAMNLEVESNLKK; from the coding sequence ATGAGAATCAATCCTACTACTTCTGGTCCTGGGGTTTCCGCACTTGAAGAAAAAAACCTGGGACGTATCGCTCAAATCATTGGTCCGGTACTGGATGTAGCCTTTCCCCCGGGCAAGATGCCTAATATTTACAATGCTTTGATAGTTAAGGGTCGAGATACTGTCGGTCAGCAAATTAATGTGACTTGTGAGGTACAGCAATTATTAGGAAATAATCGAGTTAGAGCTGTAGCTATGAGTGCTACAGATGGCCTGATGAGGGGAATGGAAGTGATTGACACGGGAGCTCCTCTAAGTGTTCCAGTCGGTGGAGCGACTCTCGGACGAATTTTCAATGTTCTTGGAGAACCTGTTGATAATTTAGGTCCTGTAGATACTCGCACAACATCTCCTATTCATAGATCCGCACCCGCCTTTATACAGTTAGATACCAAATTATCTATTTTTGAAACAGGAATTAAGGTAGTGGATCTTTTAGCTCCTTATCGCCGTGGAGGAAAAATCGGACTATTCGGGGGAGCTGGGGTGGGTAAAACAGTACTCATCATGGAATTGATCAACAACATTGCCAAAGCGCATGGCGGTGTATCTGTATTTGGCGGAGTAGGCGAACGTACTCGTGAAGGAAATGATCTTTACATGGAAATGAAAGAATCTGGAGTGATTAATGAACAAAATATTGCAGAATCCAAAGTAGCTCTAGTCTATGGTCAGATGAATGAACCGCCGGGAGCTCGTATGAGAGTTGGTTTGACTGCCCTAACTATGGCAGAGTATTTCCGGGATGTTAATGAACAAGACGTACTTCTATTTATCGACAATATCTTCCGTTTCGTCCAAGCAGGATCCGAAGTATCCGCTTTATTAGGCAGAATGCCTTCTGCTGTGGGTTATCAACCTACTCTTAGTACAGAAATGGGTTCTTTGCAAGAAAGAATTACTTCTACCAAAGAAGGATCCATAACTTCTATTCAAGCAGTTTATGTACCTGCGGACGATTTGACCGACCCTGCCCCTGCCACGACATTTGCACATTTAGACGCTACTACCGTACTATCAAGAGGATTAGCTGCCAAAGGTATCTATCCAGCAGTAGATCCTTTAGATTCAACGTCAACTATGCTCCAACCTCGGATCGTTGGTGAGGAACATTATGAAACTGCGCAAAGAGTTAAGCAAACTTTACAACGTTACAAAGAGCTTCAAGACATTATAGCTATCCTTGGGTTGGACGAATTATCCGAAGAGGATCGTTTAACCGTAGCAAGAGCACGAAAAATTGAACGTTTCTTATCACAACCCTTCTTCGTAGCAGAAGTATTTACCGGTTCTCCAGGGAAATATGTTGGTCTAGCAGAAACAATTAGGGGTTTTCAACTTATCCTTTCCGGCGAATTAGATGGTCTTCCTGAGCAGGCCTTTTATTTGGTAGGTAACATCGATGAAGCTACCGCGAAGGCTATGAACTTAGAAGTGGAGAGCAATTTGAAGAAATGA